From a region of the Deinobacterium chartae genome:
- a CDS encoding choice-of-anchor I family protein, with amino-acid sequence MRNALLLTLTAALLAGCTSHAPQQTPPQTPPPPRAQTLDFSGFEGQKAALTTAGLRVFGKNATLAQDLEPEYIAVAPDGKTAWVSLQENNALAILDLEARRVRQIVPLGFKDHSLPGQGLDASDKDAQANIRNWPVLGMYMPDGIAAFSVGGQTYLVSANEGDAREYDGLEEETRVSRLRLDPTAFPNAAELQKETQLGRLNVTNTLGDTDGDGDFDRLYAFGARSLSVWDASGRLLADTGDLLERKMAELLPAHFNADHGSNTLDNRSDNKGPEPEGVTVGVVGGKTLAFLGLERASGIVVLDVSDPRAPKFVQYFNPRDFTQAPESGNAGDLGPEGLLFVPATDSPNGQPMLVVGNEVSGSTTLYRVQDSGQLSMLGRYQVSPFAFDEGAAEIPAYDAGSRRVFVVNGATGGLDVLDVSDPTRPTLVKSLSLAAYGGSANSVAARGGVIAVAVQNDADKQANGRVVFFDKDGRELGQEGVGALPDMLTFTPDGKTVLVANEGEPSSDYTRDPVGSVTLLDVAQIIGK; translated from the coding sequence ATGCGCAACGCCCTGCTGCTGACCCTCACGGCGGCCCTGCTGGCCGGATGTACCTCCCATGCTCCCCAGCAAACGCCGCCCCAGACCCCGCCGCCGCCCCGCGCACAGACCCTCGACTTCAGCGGTTTTGAGGGACAGAAAGCGGCGCTGACCACGGCGGGCCTGCGGGTCTTTGGCAAGAACGCCACTTTGGCGCAAGACCTCGAGCCCGAGTACATCGCGGTCGCCCCCGACGGCAAGACCGCCTGGGTGTCGCTGCAGGAGAACAACGCGCTCGCCATCTTGGACCTTGAGGCGCGCCGCGTGCGCCAGATCGTACCGCTGGGCTTCAAGGACCACAGCCTGCCCGGTCAGGGTCTGGACGCCAGCGACAAGGACGCGCAGGCCAACATCCGCAACTGGCCGGTCCTGGGCATGTACATGCCCGACGGCATCGCGGCCTTCAGCGTGGGCGGGCAGACCTATCTGGTCAGCGCCAACGAGGGCGACGCGCGCGAGTACGACGGCCTCGAGGAGGAAACGCGGGTTTCCAGGCTGCGGCTGGACCCCACCGCCTTTCCAAATGCCGCCGAACTGCAAAAAGAAACGCAGCTGGGCCGCCTGAACGTCACCAACACCCTGGGCGACACGGACGGTGACGGCGATTTTGACCGGCTCTACGCCTTTGGGGCGCGTTCACTGAGCGTGTGGGACGCTTCAGGACGGCTGCTGGCCGACACCGGGGACCTGCTCGAGCGCAAGATGGCCGAACTGCTCCCGGCTCACTTCAACGCCGACCACGGCAGCAACACCCTGGACAACCGCAGCGACAACAAGGGTCCCGAGCCCGAGGGGGTGACGGTCGGAGTGGTAGGCGGCAAGACCCTGGCCTTCTTGGGCCTCGAGCGGGCCAGCGGCATCGTGGTTCTGGACGTGTCCGATCCGCGCGCCCCGAAGTTTGTGCAGTACTTTAATCCGCGCGACTTCACGCAGGCTCCCGAGAGCGGCAACGCCGGGGACCTCGGCCCCGAGGGCCTGCTGTTCGTACCCGCCACCGACAGTCCCAACGGCCAGCCGATGCTGGTCGTGGGGAACGAGGTGAGCGGCAGTACCACGCTGTACCGCGTACAAGACAGCGGTCAACTGAGCATGCTGGGCCGCTATCAGGTCAGCCCCTTCGCCTTCGATGAGGGTGCGGCCGAAATCCCGGCGTACGACGCGGGCAGCAGGCGGGTCTTCGTGGTGAACGGAGCCACCGGGGGCCTGGACGTGCTCGACGTATCCGATCCCACCCGGCCCACGCTGGTCAAGAGCCTCTCGCTGGCGGCCTACGGCGGCTCGGCCAACAGCGTGGCCGCACGCGGCGGCGTGATCGCCGTGGCCGTGCAGAACGACGCGGACAAACAGGCTAACGGCCGCGTGGTGTTCTTTGACAAAGACGGGCGGGAGCTCGGCCAAGAGGGCGTGGGGGCCCTGCCGGACATGCTGACCTTCACGCCCGACGGCAAAACGGTGCTGGTCGCCAACGAGGGTGAGCCCAGCAGCGATTACACCCGCGATCCGGTCGGCAGCGTGACCCTGCTCGACGTCGCGCAGATCATCGGGAAATAA
- a CDS encoding NAD(P)H-dependent oxidoreductase: protein MTTKVGRTPPHGAAGQKYLFLLGSTRAGSNSEALARAAARSLPTNALQRWIRVIDHPTLEPFEDRRHADPYRAYPMPEGVALNLLEATLEATDIVIATPLYWYGLPGHLKLYLDHWSAWMRVPGLNFRERMQGKALHLIVAHGEEPEKAAPLVAAMKYAAQFMGMRWGGELLAQGNRPGEALEGFAAGEAASRFFGPAAAVEERVSG, encoded by the coding sequence ATGACAACGAAAGTAGGCCGCACGCCCCCGCACGGCGCGGCGGGCCAGAAGTACCTGTTCTTGCTGGGCAGCACCCGCGCGGGCAGCAACAGCGAGGCCCTGGCGCGCGCGGCGGCACGCTCCCTCCCGACGAACGCGCTGCAACGCTGGATTCGGGTGATCGACCACCCCACCCTCGAACCGTTCGAGGACCGGCGTCACGCCGATCCGTACCGCGCGTACCCCATGCCCGAGGGAGTAGCCCTGAACCTCCTCGAGGCGACGCTCGAGGCCACCGACATCGTGATCGCGACCCCGCTGTACTGGTACGGCCTGCCCGGGCACCTCAAGCTGTACCTCGACCACTGGAGTGCCTGGATGCGCGTGCCCGGCCTGAATTTCCGGGAGCGGATGCAGGGGAAGGCCCTGCACCTGATCGTGGCGCACGGCGAGGAGCCCGAGAAGGCCGCGCCGCTCGTCGCCGCGATGAAGTATGCCGCGCAGTTCATGGGAATGCGCTGGGGCGGCGAACTGCTCGCGCAGGGCAACCGGCCCGGCGAGGCGCTGGAAGGCTTCGCTGCCGGCGAGGCCGCAAGCCGCTTCTTTGGACCGGCCGCAGCCGTTGAGGAACGGGTGAGCGGCTAG
- a CDS encoding LysR family transcriptional regulator: MQSALTLAQLRVFLAIAEHGSFSEAALQLDLHQSTVSYTLAEMERILGGSVFRRGRQGALLTPLGERLLPHARAALAAIDAMHQEAALERGSLSGVIRVATLRSAGVHLLPAIIHDLRREAPDLHVRVVHSPSGSLEDPLHAGQADVSLLNLPVATSLLTWPLLRDEYLAVFARGEAPARLGWEDFAARELLRCNEECWRIIRPHLEAHGVHLGAADQVREDAVILSMIGHGLGMSVMPRLSLDPLPAGLELRSLPDPLWRTLAVATLPNRASTPLVKTFVASARRVASRLAGSLPAQEEVGPRG, translated from the coding sequence ATGCAGAGTGCCCTGACCCTCGCGCAGCTGCGCGTCTTCTTGGCCATCGCCGAGCACGGCAGTTTCAGCGAGGCCGCCTTGCAGCTCGACTTGCACCAGTCCACCGTCAGCTACACCCTGGCGGAAATGGAACGGATCCTGGGCGGCAGCGTTTTCCGGCGCGGACGGCAGGGTGCACTCCTCACCCCGCTCGGCGAGCGCCTGCTGCCGCATGCCCGCGCGGCCCTCGCAGCCATCGACGCGATGCACCAGGAAGCCGCCCTCGAGCGCGGCTCGCTCAGCGGCGTCATCCGCGTCGCCACCCTGCGCAGCGCGGGTGTCCACCTGCTGCCCGCGATCATCCACGACCTGCGCCGCGAGGCCCCCGACTTGCACGTCCGCGTCGTTCACAGCCCAAGCGGCAGCCTCGAGGACCCGCTGCACGCCGGGCAGGCCGATGTCAGCCTGCTGAACCTGCCTGTGGCCACCTCGCTGCTGACCTGGCCGCTGCTGCGCGACGAGTACCTTGCGGTCTTCGCGCGCGGCGAGGCTCCCGCGCGCCTCGGGTGGGAGGATTTCGCGGCCCGCGAGCTGCTGCGCTGCAACGAGGAATGCTGGCGCATCATTCGCCCGCACCTCGAGGCGCACGGGGTTCACCTCGGCGCGGCGGACCAGGTGCGCGAGGACGCGGTGATCCTCTCGATGATCGGCCACGGCCTGGGCATGAGCGTGATGCCGCGCCTCTCCCTCGATCCGCTGCCCGCGGGCCTCGAGCTGCGCTCGTTGCCCGACCCGCTGTGGCGCACCCTGGCCGTCGCCACCCTGCCCAACCGCGCCTCCACTCCGCTGGTCAAGACCTTTGTGGCGAGCGCGCGGCGGGTCGCCTCGAGGCTGGCAGGGAGCTTGCCGGCGCAGGAGGAGGTCGGACCTCGAGGGTAA
- a CDS encoding carbohydrate ABC transporter permease, whose protein sequence is MSLRAPLEGRERRGPLALEPRGPRRPLRALWKAAVWLLLAALGLLILAPALWMLSTSLKPDTQVFADPPVWIPSPLEWGNYAKAWMSAPFTRFALNTVLYAVVVTVATVLSNALIAYGFAKLRFPGRDLMFFTMLATMMIPGMVTMIPQYVLFSKLGWVGSYLPLVVPTFFGSAFYVFLMRQYFLGIPNELSEAARVDGASELWIWWRVILPLSKPALAAVAIFTFDGAWNDYVGPLLYLNDESLYTLQVGLAMFRSSFDVQWQYLMAASVIVLIPVVIIFFLFQKYFIEGASFSGSVKG, encoded by the coding sequence GTGAGCCTGCGCGCGCCCCTCGAGGGCCGCGAACGGCGCGGTCCGCTCGCGCTCGAGCCGCGCGGACCGCGCCGCCCGCTGCGCGCACTGTGGAAGGCCGCAGTGTGGCTGCTGCTGGCCGCGTTGGGCCTGCTGATCCTGGCCCCGGCGCTGTGGATGCTGTCCACCTCGCTCAAGCCCGACACCCAGGTGTTCGCGGACCCCCCGGTGTGGATTCCCAGCCCCCTCGAGTGGGGCAACTACGCCAAGGCCTGGATGAGTGCGCCGTTCACCCGCTTCGCCCTCAACACCGTGCTGTACGCCGTGGTCGTCACGGTCGCCACCGTGCTCTCCAACGCACTGATCGCTTACGGCTTCGCCAAGCTGCGCTTCCCGGGCCGCGACCTGATGTTCTTCACCATGTTGGCCACCATGATGATTCCCGGCATGGTGACCATGATCCCGCAGTACGTGCTGTTCTCGAAGCTCGGCTGGGTCGGCAGCTACCTGCCGCTGGTGGTGCCCACCTTCTTTGGGAGTGCTTTTTACGTGTTTTTGATGCGGCAGTATTTTCTGGGCATTCCCAACGAACTGTCCGAGGCTGCCCGGGTAGATGGGGCGAGCGAACTGTGGATCTGGTGGCGCGTGATCCTGCCGCTTTCCAAGCCCGCGCTGGCGGCCGTTGCGATCTTTACCTTCGACGGCGCCTGGAACGACTACGTGGGTCCGCTGCTATACCTGAACGACGAGAGCCTCTACACCCTGCAGGTGGGCCTGGCGATGTTCCGCTCCTCGTTCGACGTGCAGTGGCAGTACCTGATGGCCGCCTCGGTGATCGTGCTGATCCCGGTCGTGATCATCTTCTTCCTGTTCCAGAAGTACTTCATCGAGGGTGCCTCGTTCAGCGGCAGCGTGAAAGGCTAG
- a CDS encoding sugar ABC transporter permease has product MSTPARPRRSALRRREAIQGYLFVAPWIIGFLVFVLGPMLFSLYASFTNYDVTSRFDFIGLENYRNMLADPTFWVSLGNTAFYAVFAVPLGVAVALLVAMLLNQDVPGQRIFRTIFFMPKVLTGVAVLLLWLWVFNPQVGPINAGLVSLGVQNPPLWFADPQWAKPALIIMSVWGAVGSFVIFLGGLQAVPKDLYEAAQIDGASPWRQFWSVTIPMISPLIFFKLITGITAALQFWSEALIITKGGPGQSTLFYGLYLWNTAFTELRMGYASAMAWVLLLLTLIITLVQFQLSKRWVHYEGEAKP; this is encoded by the coding sequence GTGTCCACCCCCGCCCGTCCGCGCCGCTCTGCCCTCAGAAGACGCGAAGCCATCCAGGGCTACCTGTTCGTGGCCCCCTGGATCATCGGCTTTCTGGTCTTCGTGCTCGGACCGATGCTGTTCTCGCTGTACGCCAGCTTCACCAACTACGACGTCACCTCGAGGTTTGATTTCATCGGTCTGGAAAACTACCGCAACATGCTCGCGGACCCGACCTTCTGGGTCTCGCTGGGCAACACCGCCTTTTATGCGGTGTTCGCCGTGCCGCTGGGCGTGGCGGTCGCGCTGCTGGTCGCCATGCTGCTCAACCAGGACGTGCCCGGGCAACGCATCTTCCGCACCATCTTCTTTATGCCCAAGGTCTTGACCGGCGTGGCGGTGCTGCTGCTGTGGCTGTGGGTCTTTAACCCGCAGGTCGGTCCGATCAATGCCGGGCTGGTCTCGCTCGGCGTGCAGAACCCGCCGCTGTGGTTCGCCGACCCGCAGTGGGCCAAACCCGCCTTGATCATCATGAGTGTCTGGGGTGCGGTGGGCAGCTTCGTGATCTTCCTGGGCGGACTGCAGGCCGTACCCAAGGACCTGTACGAGGCCGCGCAGATCGACGGGGCCAGCCCCTGGCGGCAGTTCTGGTCGGTCACCATCCCCATGATCTCGCCGCTGATCTTTTTCAAGCTGATCACCGGCATCACCGCAGCACTCCAGTTCTGGTCCGAAGCGCTGATCATCACCAAGGGCGGACCCGGGCAATCCACGCTGTTTTACGGTCTGTACCTGTGGAACACCGCCTTCACCGAACTGCGCATGGGTTACGCCAGCGCCATGGCCTGGGTGCTGCTGCTGCTGACCCTGATCATCACCCTGGTGCAGTTCCAGCTCTCCAAGCGCTGGGTTCACTACGAAGGCGAGGCGAAACCGTGA
- a CDS encoding ABC transporter substrate-binding protein, with protein MRRKTTLALTTLMLLGLPAHAQKVTLELWAHWGSEQRRPTINKIIDGWNKRNPNVQVKYTFVPFDQVKTKVLAATAAGNPPDVAVMDIRTTRMRADKKQVIDLSALGADSLKSRFYANMWETGTYGGKQYSLPFVTETRFLYYNKAAFKEVGLDPNKPPTTWKQLEEYAAKLDKKQGNSYARIGFYPLYGSFGFEGWVNNAGATMWDERMENPRIDNATAVKTLEWIQSFAKRYGSRNLAAFQSSFGGGTQDPFISGRLAMYLDIGGYAATLAKYAPDMDYGIARIPTPTGKPGPMSSWGAGFVLELPAGGKHPKEAYAFAKYMATEGARIWALEQNDFPGDKAAAKAVRTEAFKKMSDNMRYTYISVAPTYAPDYDSVVKRAIDDAINSGGDAKAALGKAQEAIARTVAQNRR; from the coding sequence ATGCGCCGTAAAACCACCCTGGCCCTGACCACCCTGATGCTGCTCGGCCTTCCCGCCCACGCCCAGAAAGTCACCCTCGAGCTGTGGGCACACTGGGGCTCCGAACAGCGTCGGCCCACCATCAACAAGATCATCGACGGATGGAACAAACGCAACCCCAACGTTCAGGTGAAATACACCTTCGTGCCTTTTGACCAGGTCAAGACCAAGGTGCTCGCCGCCACCGCCGCTGGAAACCCGCCGGACGTGGCGGTGATGGACATCCGGACCACCCGTATGCGCGCCGACAAAAAACAGGTGATTGACCTGAGTGCGCTGGGCGCGGACAGCCTCAAGTCGCGCTTTTACGCCAACATGTGGGAAACCGGCACGTACGGAGGCAAGCAGTACTCGCTGCCCTTCGTGACCGAAACGCGGTTTTTGTACTACAACAAGGCCGCGTTCAAAGAGGTCGGGCTGGACCCCAACAAGCCCCCCACCACCTGGAAACAGCTCGAGGAGTACGCGGCCAAGCTCGACAAGAAACAGGGCAACTCGTACGCGCGCATCGGCTTCTATCCGCTGTACGGCTCGTTCGGCTTCGAGGGCTGGGTCAACAACGCCGGGGCCACCATGTGGGACGAGCGCATGGAAAACCCCCGCATCGACAACGCCACCGCCGTAAAAACCCTCGAGTGGATCCAGAGCTTTGCCAAGCGCTACGGCAGCCGCAACCTCGCCGCCTTCCAGTCCTCGTTCGGCGGCGGCACCCAGGACCCTTTCATCTCCGGACGCCTGGCGATGTACCTCGACATCGGCGGGTACGCCGCCACGCTGGCCAAGTACGCGCCGGACATGGACTACGGTATCGCCCGCATTCCTACCCCCACCGGCAAACCCGGCCCCATGAGCTCGTGGGGTGCCGGGTTCGTGCTCGAGTTGCCCGCCGGCGGCAAGCACCCCAAGGAAGCCTACGCGTTCGCCAAGTACATGGCGACCGAGGGTGCCCGCATCTGGGCCCTCGAGCAGAACGACTTCCCCGGTGACAAGGCCGCCGCGAAGGCGGTCAGGACCGAAGCGTTCAAGAAAATGTCCGACAACATGCGCTACACCTACATCAGCGTGGCCCCCACCTACGCTCCGGACTACGACTCGGTGGTCAAACGCGCCATCGACGACGCGATCAACAGCGGCGGCGACGCCAAGGCCGCCCTGGGCAAGGCGCAGGAGGCCATCGCCAGGACCGTCGCGCAAAACCGCAGATGA
- a CDS encoding DUF624 domain-containing protein: MGVEGLSLRLPRAARRPLLAPWRDAAGWTFSHLTRVIGVNLLWLLASWPLLTLGPATLAAYAWLRRARLEPEVAEPYTRLRDDFCRLFWRGLGWALASATLLYVLYANALFWPRLLPPLAGAVVAVAALYLAVLYLAVQPYLLEALVTLPRAMAAPRAAIARLVARPLAAHLHLLFALPLALLVWRFPTLLALGAVGLLLVFWHALNLEEAAEDPRLIELL, translated from the coding sequence GTGGGTGTGGAGGGCCTGAGTCTGCGGCTCCCGCGCGCTGCCCGCCGCCCGCTGCTCGCTCCCTGGCGCGACGCGGCGGGCTGGACTTTTTCCCACCTGACCCGGGTGATAGGGGTAAACCTGCTGTGGTTGCTGGCGTCTTGGCCGCTGCTCACGTTGGGACCGGCCACCCTGGCCGCCTACGCCTGGCTGCGCCGCGCCCGACTGGAGCCCGAGGTCGCCGAGCCCTACACCCGGCTGAGAGACGATTTTTGCCGCCTGTTCTGGCGCGGCCTGGGATGGGCCCTGGCGTCGGCCACCCTGCTGTACGTGCTGTACGCCAATGCGCTGTTCTGGCCACGCCTGCTGCCGCCGCTGGCGGGTGCGGTGGTGGCCGTGGCCGCGCTGTACCTGGCCGTGCTGTATCTGGCTGTGCAACCTTACCTGCTCGAGGCGCTGGTGACGCTGCCGCGCGCGATGGCCGCGCCCCGGGCAGCCATCGCGCGGCTGGTCGCCCGTCCGCTGGCCGCGCACCTGCACCTGCTGTTTGCGCTGCCGCTGGCACTGCTGGTGTGGCGTTTTCCGACCCTCTTGGCGCTGGGAGCCGTGGGGCTGCTGCTGGTGTTCTGGCACGCGCTGAACCTCGAGGAAGCGGCCGAGGATCCACGCCTGATCGAATTGCTTTAA
- a CDS encoding alpha/beta hydrolase family protein, with amino-acid sequence MRRPPTALLALVLPPAFLWQSAPQGNLEVTHVRYGVDNLQIRGLVCAPRTFRPGRPLLMLEHGGFSSEPSLELCRRFAEQGYVVAQSAYRGQGGSQGQVEACMGEVRDSRALQRLVQDRYLTSKVGFLGVSLGGCVALKAAAGQSGVGAVVTLISPTDFAEQVGILQRTRPDAVNRWHQIFGGSPQDNPQAYAQRSPLAAAARVKAPLMVVAADQDPLIPVSQSCRVRDVRRKAGFRVLEVRLNRQGEPYRGELKAWRRCAGERPLGQLPPLRGEDVLLHYGDLFHTSTPQMWNAAEQFLAAYLQPRR; translated from the coding sequence ATGCGCCGCCCTCCCACCGCCCTGCTGGCCCTGGTTCTTCCCCCGGCTTTCTTGTGGCAGAGTGCCCCACAGGGCAACCTCGAGGTCACCCACGTGCGCTACGGCGTGGACAACCTGCAGATTCGCGGGCTGGTGTGTGCCCCCCGGACCTTCCGGCCGGGCAGGCCGCTGCTCATGCTCGAGCACGGCGGGTTCAGCTCGGAACCCAGCCTCGAGCTGTGCCGCCGTTTCGCCGAGCAGGGCTACGTGGTGGCACAGAGCGCCTACCGGGGGCAGGGCGGCAGCCAGGGCCAGGTGGAGGCCTGCATGGGCGAGGTGCGCGACAGCCGCGCGTTGCAGCGGTTGGTGCAGGACCGCTACCTCACCAGCAAGGTGGGCTTTCTGGGCGTGTCGCTGGGAGGCTGCGTGGCCCTTAAAGCCGCTGCCGGACAGTCCGGGGTGGGAGCGGTGGTCACGCTGATCAGCCCTACCGACTTTGCCGAGCAGGTGGGCATCTTGCAACGTACCCGACCGGACGCGGTGAACCGTTGGCATCAGATCTTTGGGGGCAGCCCGCAGGACAACCCGCAGGCCTACGCACAGCGCAGTCCGCTGGCCGCTGCCGCGCGGGTCAAGGCACCACTGATGGTGGTGGCCGCCGACCAGGACCCCTTAATTCCGGTATCGCAGAGCTGCCGGGTGCGCGACGTGCGCCGCAAGGCCGGTTTTCGCGTTCTCGAGGTCCGGCTGAACCGTCAGGGCGAGCCTTACCGGGGTGAGCTGAAGGCGTGGCGGCGCTGTGCGGGCGAGCGCCCCCTGGGACAGCTGCCGCCGCTGCGCGGTGAGGACGTGCTGCTGCACTACGGTGACCTGTTCCACACCTCGACCCCGCAGATGTGGAACGCGGCCGAGCAGTTTCTGGCCGCCTATCTGCAGCCGCGTCGCTAG
- a CDS encoding FecCD family ABC transporter permease: MTVATAATALPPRTRRVQAFVILPLALLASLIIAVGSGAVSISPLQVISILLAHLGIPPLEAYESQQAAVLNAIRMPRVLLGMLVGASLAVSGAAMQGLFRNPLADPGLLGVSSGASLAAATSIVLGIHVFGVFSLPVAAFIGSITSTVVLYLLAQEGGRLNVTTMLLAGIAVNALCGAGTGLFTYLATDEQLRTITFWQLGSLGGATWQTVTSAAPLMVLCLIGMPLMGSALNALLLGENNARHLGIAVDQIKWVIVALVALGVGASVAVSGMIGFVGLVVPHLVRLWLGPNHKTLLPASALLGATLLVLADLVARTVVIPSELPIGIVTAIIGAPFFLYLLLQGRKAIRL; encoded by the coding sequence ATGACTGTCGCCACTGCTGCCACCGCCTTACCTCCGCGCACCCGCCGGGTGCAGGCTTTCGTTATCCTGCCCCTGGCCCTGCTGGCCAGCCTGATCATCGCCGTTGGCAGCGGCGCGGTATCCATCTCGCCGCTGCAGGTCATCTCGATCCTGCTCGCGCACCTGGGCATCCCGCCGCTCGAGGCCTACGAGTCGCAGCAGGCGGCGGTACTCAACGCCATTCGCATGCCGCGCGTGCTGCTGGGCATGCTGGTAGGTGCCAGCCTCGCCGTATCCGGCGCCGCCATGCAGGGTCTGTTCCGCAACCCGCTGGCCGACCCCGGGCTGTTGGGTGTGTCCAGCGGTGCCTCGCTGGCCGCGGCCACCAGCATCGTGCTGGGCATCCACGTCTTCGGCGTCTTTTCGCTGCCGGTCGCGGCCTTTATCGGCAGCATCACCTCCACGGTGGTGCTGTACCTGCTCGCGCAGGAGGGCGGACGGCTGAACGTCACCACCATGCTGCTGGCCGGCATCGCGGTCAACGCCCTGTGCGGCGCTGGCACCGGCTTGTTTACCTATCTTGCCACCGACGAGCAGCTCCGGACCATCACCTTCTGGCAGCTCGGCTCGCTGGGCGGAGCGACGTGGCAGACCGTCACCAGCGCGGCCCCGCTGATGGTGCTGTGCCTGATCGGCATGCCGCTGATGGGGAGTGCCCTCAACGCGCTGCTGCTGGGTGAGAACAACGCCCGGCACCTGGGCATCGCGGTAGACCAGATCAAGTGGGTCATCGTCGCCTTGGTCGCGCTGGGCGTGGGCGCCAGCGTGGCGGTCTCGGGCATGATCGGCTTCGTGGGCCTGGTCGTTCCGCACCTGGTTCGGCTGTGGCTCGGGCCCAACCACAAGACCCTGCTGCCCGCCTCGGCGCTGCTGGGGGCGACCCTGCTGGTCCTGGCCGACCTGGTGGCCCGCACGGTCGTGATTCCCTCGGAACTCCCGATCGGCATCGTCACCGCCATCATCGGCGCTCCCTTCTTCCTGTACCTGCTGCTGCAGGGCCGAAAGGCGATCCGGCTGTGA
- a CDS encoding heme ABC transporter ATP-binding protein — protein MTATLTPSATTPLVGVHDLSYTVSGRRLLDAIELELRAGELLVIVGCNGAGKSTLLKHISGELGRREGIALFGQDLRRWNPGELARKRAVLPQSTALSFAYEVLEVVLLGRIPHQRRQTETREDREIALRCLERVGLAAYAGRNYLTLSGGEQQRVHLARVLAQLEGTPGERLLMLDEPTSSLDLAHQHQVLRIARSLCQEGVGVLAVLHDLNLASQYADKVLVLGGGKVLAHGTPFEVLTPTILEEAFGHPVLVTRHPCLACPLVVSAT, from the coding sequence GTGACGGCGACCCTCACCCCTTCTGCCACCACCCCGCTGGTCGGGGTGCACGACCTCAGCTACACGGTTTCGGGCCGCAGGCTGCTCGACGCCATCGAACTCGAGCTGCGCGCGGGCGAGTTGCTGGTGATCGTCGGCTGCAACGGCGCCGGTAAGAGCACGCTGCTCAAGCACATCTCGGGCGAACTGGGCCGCCGCGAAGGCATCGCGCTGTTCGGGCAGGACCTGCGCCGCTGGAACCCGGGCGAACTGGCCCGCAAGCGCGCGGTGCTGCCGCAGAGCACCGCGCTCAGCTTCGCCTACGAGGTGCTCGAGGTGGTGCTGCTGGGCCGCATTCCGCACCAGCGCCGCCAGACCGAGACCCGCGAGGACCGCGAGATCGCGCTGCGCTGCCTCGAGCGGGTCGGCCTGGCCGCGTACGCGGGCCGCAACTACCTCACGCTCTCCGGTGGCGAGCAGCAGCGGGTGCACCTGGCACGCGTGCTGGCCCAGCTCGAGGGCACGCCCGGCGAGCGGTTGCTGATGCTCGACGAGCCGACCAGCAGCCTGGACCTCGCCCACCAGCACCAGGTGCTGCGCATCGCCCGCAGCCTGTGCCAGGAGGGCGTGGGCGTGCTGGCGGTCCTGCACGACCTGAACCTGGCCTCGCAGTACGCCGACAAGGTGCTGGTCTTGGGCGGCGGCAAGGTCCTCGCCCACGGCACGCCCTTCGAGGTGCTGACCCCCACCATCCTCGAGGAGGCCTTCGGCCACCCGGTGCTGGTGACCCGTCACCCCTGCCTGGCCTGCCCGCTGGTCGTATCGGCCACCTGA
- a CDS encoding Sec-independent protein translocase subunit TatA/TatB gives MNLGAPEVIIILLAVLLIFGPKKLPELGKSLGQGIREFRKGTQGIREELEASLKDEAKRPAPPAQAPTDSRTP, from the coding sequence ATGAACCTGGGCGCTCCCGAAGTCATCATTATCCTGCTGGCCGTTCTCCTGATTTTTGGGCCCAAGAAGCTGCCCGAACTGGGCAAGAGCCTGGGGCAGGGCATCCGCGAGTTCCGTAAGGGAACCCAGGGCATTCGTGAGGAACTCGAGGCCAGCCTCAAGGACGAAGCCAAACGGCCCGCTCCGCCCGCTCAGGCGCCGACCGACTCGCGCACGCCTTGA